The genomic interval GTCACCGGCGCCCGTAACACGACGACGGCATCCGCGCCGACCCGGGAGAATGGATGGATGGACTGGCAGACCTCCGAAGACACGGTGCCCTCCGCGCCGATCACGGAGGCCGACGCGCGCCTGCTGCGCGCGCGTCCGCCGGCGACCGGCGCATGGCGCGACGGCGATCCGGCCGGCGAGCGTCGTTTCGCGGCCTTCGGCGCGTTCGCCACCGAGGGCGGGGAGGAGCTCCCCGGCATCCGTCTCGCCTACGAGTCCTGGGGCGAGCTGAACGCCGCCCGCGACAACGCGGTCCTCATCCTGCACGCCCTCACCGGCGACAGCCATGTGCGCGGGCCCGCGGGACCGGGCCACCCGACGGCGGGCTGGTGGGATGACATCGTCGGGCCGGGCGCCCCCGTCGACACCGATCGCTGGTTCGTCGTGGCGCCGAACATGCTGGGCGGATGCCAGGGCTCGACCGGCCCGTCCTCCATCGCGCCGGACGGCTACGAGTGGGCCTCCCGCTTCCCGTACCTCACGATCCGCGACCAGGTCGCCGCGCAGGTGCGCCTGGCCGACGCGCTCGGCGTCGACCGGTGGGCGGCGGTCATCGGCGGCTCGATGGGCGGCATGCACGCCCTGGAGTGGGGCGTCGGGCACCCCGAGCGGGTGGAGCGCCTCGCGGTGCTGTCGGCACCGCCGGTGACGACGGCCGACCAGATCGCCCTCAACGGCGTGCAGCTGGAGGCGATCCAGATCGACCCCCGGTTCGCCGGCGGCGAGTACTACGACGCCCCCGACGGCGAGGGCCCCCACCGGGGGCTGGCACTCGCCCGGCGGATGGCGCTGCTGAACTACCGCAGCCCCACCGAGCTCAACCAGCGCTTCCAGCGGTCATGGCAGTCCGACAAGAGCCCGCTCGGGCACGGCGGCCGGTTCGCGGTGGAGAGCTACCTCGACTTCCACGGCAACAAGTTCACGCGCCGCTTCGACGCGAACAGCTACATCGCGCTCGTCGACGCCATGGACTCCCACGATGTCGGCCGCGACCGCGGCGGCATCGAGGACGCGCTCGCGCGCGTCACGGCGACGACGCTCGTGCTCGGCATCGACAGCGACCGGCTGTTCCCCGTCGACGGCCAGCACCGCATCGCCCGCGGCATCCGCTCGACGATCGACGACGGCGCCGTCGTCCTCTCCAGCGACTTCGGCCACGACGGGTTCCTCATCGAGACCGCCGCCGTCGGCGCGCACCTGCGCCGCCTGCTGCAGGCCTGACCCGCCCGCGCGTCAGGCCGGGACGGCGGCGGGCCGACGTTCCTGCAGCGCGTAGCTGACCAGCGCCAGCGCGAACCCGGCGACGGCGAGGACGAGCCCCACCCACATCGGCGCGACGAAGCCGAACCCGTGCGCGATGACCAGTCCTCCGAGGAAGGCTCCGAGCGCGTTGCCGATGTTCAGCGCGGAGTGGTTCAGCGCCGCGGCGATGGACTGGTTGTCGCCGGCGACGCTCATGAGCCGCGACTGTATCGTCGGCGACAGTGCGGAGGTGATGGCGCCGAGGGCGAAGACGAACACGCCGAGGGTGACGATCCAGGCGGCCGTCAGCGCCAGCAGCGCCTGCACGACGATGAACAGCACGAACCCGCCGAGGAGGGTGCGCTTCAGGTCGATGTCGGCGAGATGGCCGCCGACGAGGTTGCCGATCGTCATCCCGAGGCCCATGAGCACCAGCACGATCGGCACCGCCCACTCCGGCGCTCCGGCCACGTCGGTCACGACCGGCGCGATGTAGCTGTAGGCGGCGAAGAACCCGCCGAATCCGATCGCGCCGATGCCGATCGCGAACC from Microbacterium aurum carries:
- the metX gene encoding homoserine O-acetyltransferase MetX, with protein sequence MDWQTSEDTVPSAPITEADARLLRARPPATGAWRDGDPAGERRFAAFGAFATEGGEELPGIRLAYESWGELNAARDNAVLILHALTGDSHVRGPAGPGHPTAGWWDDIVGPGAPVDTDRWFVVAPNMLGGCQGSTGPSSIAPDGYEWASRFPYLTIRDQVAAQVRLADALGVDRWAAVIGGSMGGMHALEWGVGHPERVERLAVLSAPPVTTADQIALNGVQLEAIQIDPRFAGGEYYDAPDGEGPHRGLALARRMALLNYRSPTELNQRFQRSWQSDKSPLGHGGRFAVESYLDFHGNKFTRRFDANSYIALVDAMDSHDVGRDRGGIEDALARVTATTLVLGIDSDRLFPVDGQHRIARGIRSTIDDGAVVLSSDFGHDGFLIETAAVGAHLRRLLQA